From one Caminicella sporogenes DSM 14501 genomic stretch:
- the xerD gene encoding site-specific tyrosine recombinase XerD produces the protein MKEILSEFITYLEIEKGLSDNTLESYKRDLKQFADYLKEKGKATYQEANKTTIITYLLYLQKRGRAASTISRNLASIRSLYQYMLNKNIIKNDPTFNLESPKAEKKLPCVLSLSEVERLLEQPDENTSIGARDKSMIELLYATGIRVSELVSLNIDDISLELGFIRCQGKGERERVIPIGSLAKRALETYVNKYRSKLAKKDEKALFVNYYGKRLTRQGFWKIMKRYTKKANINKKITPQTLRHSFATHLIQNGADLKSVQEMLGHSDISTTQIYMQLTKNRIREVYNKTHPRA, from the coding sequence ATGAAAGAAATTCTCAGTGAATTTATTACATATTTAGAAATAGAAAAAGGGTTGTCCGATAATACATTAGAATCATATAAGAGAGATTTAAAACAATTTGCTGATTATTTAAAAGAAAAAGGAAAAGCAACTTATCAAGAAGCTAACAAGACAACTATTATAACTTATTTACTTTATCTTCAAAAAAGAGGACGTGCTGCATCAACAATTTCTAGAAATCTAGCATCGATTAGGTCTTTATATCAGTATATGTTAAATAAAAATATTATAAAGAACGATCCTACTTTTAATCTTGAATCTCCAAAAGCTGAAAAAAAATTGCCTTGTGTTTTGAGTTTGAGTGAAGTTGAAAGATTATTGGAACAGCCTGATGAAAATACCAGTATAGGGGCAAGGGATAAATCAATGATAGAACTACTTTATGCTACGGGAATACGTGTATCAGAACTAGTTTCACTTAATATAGATGATATAAGTTTAGAATTAGGTTTTATTAGATGTCAAGGAAAAGGAGAAAGAGAGCGAGTTATTCCGATAGGTTCTTTGGCAAAAAGAGCATTAGAAACGTATGTTAACAAATATAGGTCAAAATTAGCTAAAAAAGATGAAAAAGCACTGTTTGTAAATTATTATGGAAAAAGGTTGACAAGACAAGGATTTTGGAAAATAATGAAGAGGTATACTAAAAAAGCAAATATAAATAAAAAAATTACTCCTCAGACACTGAGACATTCTTTTGCAACGCATTTAATTCAAAATGGAGCAGATTTAAAATCAGTACAGGAAATGTTGGGACATTCAGATATATCTACTACTCAAATTTATATGCAGCTTACTAAAAACAGAATAAGAGAAGTTTACAATAAAACACATCCTAGA